AGGTGTCGTTCCAGGTCCAAAAGTCTTTGCAGACCTTGGCGACGGTTCGGCCTTCGCGTTGGAACTGGTAGTCGTGCAGCCAGAAACTGCCGTCGATGGTGTAGTCGTTGGGGCCTGGCACATCGAGCGTGAACTTCTGGTTGAACCAGGTGAACTGCTTGTGCATCTCGGCGAAGAGTTTGCCGCCGTGATAGATCTCGTAACACGGCATGAACGACAGCAGTCGCTGCTTGATGAACGCGAGTTCGTTGCCGCGCATGTCGCAGAACGCCAGCTGATCCCCCCACGAAAAGACTTTCCCTTTGATCTGATAGACAGGCTGCTGATCCTCGTCGTAGACGTAAAAGTTGTCTCCCCACGACCAGAATCGCTCTCGGATCACGTATCGCATACTGCTTCCGTTTCCGTGATGAATGAAAAGGTTTTGTTGGCTTAAGACGGAATGTTGTTCGTTCTAAGTCACCAAACCTTTGGTCACCATCATGAAAACGTCTTCCAGCGTCGGATCTTTTTCGGCGAAGGTGCGGACGTTGATTTGGTTGTCGACCAGTTTCTTCAGCAGCGAAGCGACTCCTTGGTCGTCGGTTTGCAGTTCGCATGTTACCTGGCCGCGATCGATATCGACGTCCACACACTCCGGCATGCTGCGAATGATCGAGAGGCCTGCGTCCATGCCGTCGACGAACTTGATGTTGATGATCCGGTTCTTGCGGATGCGGCGGTAGACGTCTTCGATGCTACCGCTCATCAGCAGTTCGCCACGTTCGATAATGCCGATCGACGTGCAGCAGTCGGCCAGTTCCGTCAGGATGTGGCTCGAGATGAGAATGGTCTTTCCCATCTTGCGAAGTTCTTTCAACAGCGCCTTCACCTCCAAACGTGCCCGGGGGTCGAGGCCGCTGGCAGGCTCGTCCAGAATCAGCACCGGCGGATCGTGCACCAAGGTTTTGGCCAGGCACAATCGCTGCTTCATCCCGCGTGACAGGCCGTTCACAAAGTCGTTGCGCTTGTGCGTCAGATCGAGCAGTTCCAGCACGTCGGTGATGACCGCTTTACGCCTGCTGCGGGGGATCTTGTAGGCGACGGCGAAGAAGTCGAGGAACTCCCACACCTTCATGCCGTCGTACACGCCGAAGTTATCCGGCATGTACCCCACGCTGTGCCGCACGTCCATCGGCTGCTCGGCGACATTGAATCCGTTGACGAAGCCTTGCCCGCGCGAGGCGCGTAGCAGCGTGGCCAGGAAGCGGATGCTTGTGCTTTTACCGGCACCGTTGGGGCCGATGAAGCCGAACATCTCGCCGGCGTCGATCTTCAGATTCAGGCATTTGACTGCGGTGAAATCGCCATAGTCTTTGCCGAAGTCGACTAGTTCAATCATCGAGGTACGTCCTGAAGGTGCTTTTCTGAAAAGTTACAACGCGTCGACAGCGTCGAGTTCCATCAACTCGATCTGGGCCGGTTCCTGTCCGAGGAAGCGGCGGGTGTTGGCATCGGGCTTTGGGGTCGGCAAGGCCGCATGCTGAAGGTGGGCAACCACCATCGTGCGGATCGTGCGCTGGTTAGCCGCCGGGGTGATCGTCATGCCCGGCATGTCTTCTTCGGTCCAGCCAATCAGCCGCGTCTCTCCCTTTTTCAGTTGGCGAACGTCTTTCACCGCGTTCAGCATGTGACGCAAGTTGACTTCCCCTTCGGTAGGTGC
The genomic region above belongs to Blastopirellula marina and contains:
- a CDS encoding ABC transporter ATP-binding protein, producing the protein MIELVDFGKDYGDFTAVKCLNLKIDAGEMFGFIGPNGAGKSTSIRFLATLLRASRGQGFVNGFNVAEQPMDVRHSVGYMPDNFGVYDGMKVWEFLDFFAVAYKIPRSRRKAVITDVLELLDLTHKRNDFVNGLSRGMKQRLCLAKTLVHDPPVLILDEPASGLDPRARLEVKALLKELRKMGKTILISSHILTELADCCTSIGIIERGELLMSGSIEDVYRRIRKNRIINIKFVDGMDAGLSIIRSMPECVDVDIDRGQVTCELQTDDQGVASLLKKLVDNQINVRTFAEKDPTLEDVFMMVTKGLVT
- a CDS encoding LURP-one-related/scramblase family protein, whose translation is MRYVIRERFWSWGDNFYVYDEDQQPVYQIKGKVFSWGDQLAFCDMRGNELAFIKQRLLSFMPCYEIYHGGKLFAEMHKQFTWFNQKFTLDVPGPNDYTIDGSFWLHDYQFQREGRTVAKVCKDFWTWNDTYGIETTSGEDDVTILCACIVIDQILHDDRHD